Proteins from a genomic interval of Marmota flaviventris isolate mMarFla1 chromosome 8, mMarFla1.hap1, whole genome shotgun sequence:
- the Schip1 gene encoding schwannomin-interacting protein 1 isoform X3: MEHRKMRESLSDRSWRSEAASMTAQEFTPAAAGAASPASPPGELQSGMNLQICFVNDSGSDKDSDADDSKTETSLDTPSSPVSKQSSSYSDRDTTEEESESLDDMDFLTRQKKLQAEAKMALAMAKPMAKMQVEVEKQNRKKSPVADLLPHLPHISECLMKRSLKPADLRGMTLGQLQVIVNDLHSQIESLNEELVQLLLIRDELHTEQDAMLVDIEDLTRHAESQQKHMAEKMPAK, translated from the exons ATGGA GcacagaaaaatgagagagagtCTATCAGACAGAAGCTGGCGCTCGGAAGCTGCTTCGATGACGGCCCAGGAATTTACACCAGCTGCAGCAGGAGCGGCAAGCCCAGCCTCTCCTCCCGGTGA ACTCCAGAGTGGGATGAACCTGCAGATTTGCTTTGTCAACGACAGCGGCAGCGACAAGGACAGTGATGCTGACGACAGCAAGACCGAGACCAGCCTGGACACACCCTCGTCCCCCGTG AGCAAACAGAGCTCTTCCTATTCCGATAGAGACACTACTGAGGAGGAGTCCGAGTCCTTGGACGACATGGACTTCCTCACAAGGCAAAAGAAACTGCAGGCTGAAGCCAAGATGGCCCTTGCCATGGCCAAGCCCATGGCCAAGATGCAAGTGGAGGTGGAGAAGCAAAACAGGAAGAAGTCTCCCGTGGCGGATCTG CTGCCTCATCTGCCCCATATCAGCGAGTGCTTGATGAAGAGGAGCCTGAAGCCAGCCGACCTGCGCGGCATGACGCTGGGCCAGCTGCAGGTGATCGTCAATGACCTCCACTCCCAGATTGAAA GCTTGAACGAAGAGCTGGTGCAGCTGCTCCTCATCCGAGACGAGCTGCACACAGAGCAAGATGCCATGTTGGTGGACATCGAGGACCTGACCAG ACATGCTGAGAGTCAGCAGAAGCACATGGCAGAGAAGATGCCTGCCAAGTGA
- the Schip1 gene encoding schwannomin-interacting protein 1 isoform X2, protein MVHQESCAYQAQKNERESIRQKLALGSCFDDGPGIYTSCSRSGKPSLSSRLQSGMNLQICFVNDSGSDKDSDADDSKTETSLDTPSSPVSKQSSSYSDRDTTEEESESLDDMDFLTRQKKLQAEAKMALAMAKPMAKMQVEVEKQNRKKSPVADLLPHLPHISECLMKRSLKPADLRGMTLGQLQVIVNDLHSQIESLNEELVQLLLIRDELHTEQDAMLVDIEDLTRHAESQQKHMAEKMPAK, encoded by the exons GcacagaaaaatgagagagagtCTATCAGACAGAAGCTGGCGCTCGGAAGCTGCTTCGATGACGGCCCAGGAATTTACACCAGCTGCAGCAGGAGCGGCAAGCCCAGCCTCTCCTCCCG ACTCCAGAGTGGGATGAACCTGCAGATTTGCTTTGTCAACGACAGCGGCAGCGACAAGGACAGTGATGCTGACGACAGCAAGACCGAGACCAGCCTGGACACACCCTCGTCCCCCGTG AGCAAACAGAGCTCTTCCTATTCCGATAGAGACACTACTGAGGAGGAGTCCGAGTCCTTGGACGACATGGACTTCCTCACAAGGCAAAAGAAACTGCAGGCTGAAGCCAAGATGGCCCTTGCCATGGCCAAGCCCATGGCCAAGATGCAAGTGGAGGTGGAGAAGCAAAACAGGAAGAAGTCTCCCGTGGCGGATCTG CTGCCTCATCTGCCCCATATCAGCGAGTGCTTGATGAAGAGGAGCCTGAAGCCAGCCGACCTGCGCGGCATGACGCTGGGCCAGCTGCAGGTGATCGTCAATGACCTCCACTCCCAGATTGAAA GCTTGAACGAAGAGCTGGTGCAGCTGCTCCTCATCCGAGACGAGCTGCACACAGAGCAAGATGCCATGTTGGTGGACATCGAGGACCTGACCAG ACATGCTGAGAGTCAGCAGAAGCACATGGCAGAGAAGATGCCTGCCAAGTGA